In Thioalkalivibrio paradoxus ARh 1, the following are encoded in one genomic region:
- a CDS encoding class I SAM-dependent methyltransferase, with protein MKSGPLPVLSDLELIAERLPVAGARLLELGCGRAETTRRIAEQLPVAEIIATEVDRAQHEKNLRISDLPRASFRLGGIEAIAEADDSVDAVIMLKSLHHVPQPRLRQGLAEIHRVLRPGGIAYFSEPVYAGEFNDILKLFHDERDVRIAAFEALQTAVDEGLFILEDEIFFDSISRFQGFEEFEDRVLGATHTEFAIDEVLYATIRDRFMQHAGEDGVAEFRNPNRADLLRKP; from the coding sequence ATGAAATCCGGACCGCTGCCGGTCCTGTCGGATCTGGAACTGATCGCCGAACGCCTCCCGGTGGCCGGAGCGCGCCTGCTGGAACTGGGTTGCGGCAGGGCCGAGACCACGCGCCGCATCGCCGAGCAGTTGCCGGTAGCGGAGATCATCGCCACCGAAGTCGATCGGGCTCAGCACGAGAAGAACCTCCGGATCAGCGACCTGCCCCGCGCCTCGTTCCGGCTGGGCGGCATCGAGGCGATCGCCGAAGCCGATGACTCGGTCGACGCGGTGATCATGCTGAAGTCGTTGCATCACGTTCCGCAACCAAGACTGCGCCAGGGCCTCGCGGAGATCCACCGCGTGCTGAGACCCGGCGGCATCGCCTATTTCTCGGAACCTGTTTATGCCGGTGAATTCAATGATATTCTAAAACTTTTTCATGATGAACGTGATGTTCGAATCGCGGCTTTCGAGGCATTGCAGACCGCCGTCGACGAAGGCCTGTTCATCCTGGAGGACGAGATCTTCTTCGATAGCATCAGCCGGTTCCAGGGGTTCGAGGAGTTCGAAGACCGCGTCCTCGGCGCGACCCACACCGAATTCGCGATCGACGAAGTGCTGTATGCGACCATCCGCGACCGGTTCATGCAGCACGCGGGCGAGGATGGCGTCGCCGAGTTCCGCAACCCGAATCGGGCCGACCTGCTGCGCAAGCCCTGA